One part of the Haliotis asinina isolate JCU_RB_2024 chromosome 2, JCU_Hal_asi_v2, whole genome shotgun sequence genome encodes these proteins:
- the LOC137272040 gene encoding histamine H3 receptor-like, with protein sequence MTTERAGDDSSVEEAILPWARGVGGIGMSVLILLAVVGNLLVIISYFRDKQLQTVHNLYILNLAIADLFIGAISMIFYADFTLKSWNWVFGRVFCKIWCVNDYTMCLMSVLLMLLLSLDRVILLRNGAEYIVKETKKVALVKIGIAWVIAFGIYGPCVIFWDIARGHSVVEDGDCEAEFFGDVYFSAYSTVCELVIPFVTLCALNILVFLAIRKRLKLFDKSTKAKVSPINETKGANKEVTTISKTEFERSALQDSPQTQPNIPGQRNENRLPQAKHTSDRKDVKAAKSLAVLLAAFLLTWAPYTIANFISSRCDGCINNHLYEFFTWLLWAKSSINPFLYASQSRRFKDNFYRLLPFLKFCSIRK encoded by the coding sequence ATGACGACAGAACGTGCTGGAGATGACAGTAGTGTCGAGGAAGCGATCCTTCCCTGGGCACGTGGAGTCGGAGGAATTGGAATGAGCGTTCTGATACTGCTTGCTGTGGTCGGCAACCTCCTTGTCATCATCTCCTACTTCAGAGACAAACAACTACAAACTGTCCACAACCTCTACATCCTCAATCTGGCTATAGCAGATCTCTTCATCGGAGCCATCAGCATGATCTTCTATGCAGATTTTACGCTCAAGTCCTGGAATTGGGTGTTTGGTCGGGTTTTCTGCAAGATATGGTGCGTTAACGATTATACAATGTGCCTGATGTCTGTACTGCTAATGCTCCTTCTGAGTCTTGACAGAGTCATCCTTCTCAGAAATGGAGCCGAGTATATCGTCAAAGAAACCAAGAAGGTGGCACTGGTGAAGATAGGTATTGCTTGGGTCATAGCGTTTGGGATATATGGACCTTGTGTGATCTTCTGGGACATCGCAAGAGGGCACAGTGTCGTTGAAGATGGAGACTGTGAAGCTGAATTCTTCGGCGATGTCTACTTCAGTGCCTATTCGACTGTGTGCGAGCTGGTTATCCCTTTTGTTACACTCTGTGCACTAAACATCCTTGTTTTTCTTGCAATTAGAAAAAGACTGAAGTTATTTGACAAGAGCACAAAGGCTAAAGTATCTCCAATCAACGAAACCAAAGGGGCAAACAAAGAAGTCACGACCATTTCAAAAACAGAGTTTGAAAGGTCAGCTCTTCAAGACTCGCCCCAAACCCAACCAAACATTCCCGGACAGAGAAACGAAAATAGGCTGCCTCAAGCTAAACATACGTCTGACAGAAAGGACGTCAAAGCAGCTAAATCCTTGGCAGTTTTGCTTGCAGCGTTCCTTCTAACTTGGGCCCCGTACACCATAGCTAATTTCATCTCCTCACGGTGTGACGGCTGCATCAACAATCATCTGTATGAGTTCTTCACCTGGCTCTTGTGGGCAAAGTCTTCCATCAATCCTTTTCTATATGCTTCGCAGAGTAGGCGGTTCAAGGATAACTTCTACAGGCTCCTACCTTTCCTCAAATTCTGCAGCATAAGAAAATGA
- the LOC137272041 gene encoding histamine H3 receptor-like — protein sequence MAMPQAFSTPDNPSITTSTEATVNEDSEWYIPPWALGIGGVGMCVLILLGVVGNLLVIISYFKDKQLQTVHNLYILNLAIADLFIGAISMIFYADFTLKSWNWVFGRVFCKMWCVNDYTMCLMSVLLILLLSLDRVILLRNGAEYIVKETKKVALVKIGIAWVIAFGFYGPCVIFWDIARGHSVVEDGDCEAEFILNVNFTLITAVFELTLPFVGLSCLNYLVFVAIRKRLQIFPKGNHSMDVRAKHLYTNQNTFIPNGKLKEGDRNIPRGKLDKGKASPHSEGGAVSVIILPKEQMEDKVHHETNKNVITSKQTTARKDLKAAKSLAVLVITFFICWAPYTISTVALAQCDDCLNKHVYEFFTWLLWAKSSINPFLYASQSKTFQRNFIRLLPVLKFCVKKDSE from the coding sequence ATGGCAATGCCCCAAGCGTTCTCCACACCAGACAATCCCAGCATAACGACATCAACTGAAGCTACTGTAAACGAAGATAGTGAATGGTACATCCCTCCTTGGGCACTTGGGATAGGGGGTGTTGGAATGTGTGTTTTGATACTGCTTGGTGTGGTCGGCAACCTCCTTGTCATCATCTCCTACTTCAAAGACAAACAACTACAAACTGTCCACAACCTCTACATCCTCAATCTGGCTATAGCAGATCTCTTCATCGGAGCCATCAGCATGATCTTCTATGCAGATTTTACGCTCAAGTCCTGGAACTGGGTTTTTGGTCGAGTGTTCTGCAAGATGTGGTGCGTTAACGATTATACAATGTGCCTGATGTCTGTACTGCTAATTCTCCTTCTGAGTCTTGACAGAGTCATCCTTCTCAGAAATGGAGCCGAGTATATCGTCAAAGAAACCAAGAAGGTGGCACTGGTGAAGATAGGTATTGCCTGGGTCATAGCGTTTGGATTTTATGGACCTTGTGTGATCTTCTGGGACATCGCAAGAGGGCACAGTGTCGTAGAAGATGGAGACTGTGAAGCCGAGTTCATTCTGAATGTCAATTTTActcttatcacagcagtattcGAACTGACTCTCCCTTTCGTTGGTCTCAGCTGCCTCAATTACTTGGTGTTTGTAGCTATTAGGAAAAGGTTACAAATCTTCCCCAAAGGGAATCATTCCATGGATGTACGCGCAAAGCATCTTTATACAAATCAAAATACATTCATTCCTAATGGAAAGCTAAAAGAAGGGGATAGAAACATTCCCCGAGGAAAGTTGGATAAAGGGAAAGCTTCTCCTCATTCAGAAGGAGGAGCCGTCAGTGTGATTATTTTACCCAAGGAACAAATGGAGGATAAAGTACATcacgaaacaaacaaaaacgtaaTCACATCGAAACAAACGACAGCCAGAAAGGATCTGAAGGCAGCGAAGTCTTTGGCTGTGCTTGTAATAACCTTCTTCATCTGTTGGGCTCCCTATACCATCTCCACTGTCGCACTCGCTCAGTGTGACGACTGTTTGAACAAGCATGTGTACGAATTCTTCACGTGGCTCTTGTGGGCAAAATCATCCATCAATCCCTTTCTTTATGCGTCTCAGAGTAAGACATTTCAGAGGAATTTCATCCGACTTCTCCCCGTTCTGAAATTCTGCGTCAAGAAAGATTCTGAATAA
- the LOC137274411 gene encoding alpha-N-acetylgalactosaminidase-like, translating into MLHADILIWLVSCLLLPVVHSLDNGLARTPPMGWMDWERFRCNVDCKNDPDNCIGEKLLMDTADRLVADGYRDVGYRYVSIDDCWMAKQRDANGKLQADPERFPRGMKFLADYMHNKSLLLGIYEDFGTKTCGGYPGSEFHLSDDAQTFADWGVDMLKLDGCHADPSDMSIGYPTMGFFLNKTGRPIMYSCSWPAYTGSGNKTDYKLIAKNCNMWRNFDDVEDSWDSIYSIIQYYGKNPDNFAAVAGPGNWNDPDQLIIGDFGLSWEQQRVQMGMWAIMASPLFMSVDLRTINPESRSLLLNKRVIAINQDPLGIQGRRLYQLNDIDVWTRPLQNKSYALAVVNGNFRGTPSKVTLAFGETNFDFSSVSAYNVTEAFDGKHLGIFAAKDKLQVKINPTGIFLAVAVPVSMKDVEHL; encoded by the exons ATGCTTCATGCAGATATTCTGATATGGCTGGTCAGTTGTCTGCTGCTACCAGTGGTCCACAGTCTGGACAATGGCCTTGCACGGACACCCCCAATGGGCTGGATGGACTGGGAAAGGTTCCGGTGTAATGTTGACTGCAAGAATGATCCAGATAACTGTATTGG AGAGAAACTTTTGATGGACACTGCTGACAGATTGGTTGCCGATGGTTACCGTGATGTAGGATACCGCTATGTGTCCATTGACGACTGCTGGATGGCCAAACAGAGAGATGCTAATGGGAAACTCCAAGCTGATCCAGAACGCTTCCCAAGAGGGATGAAATTCCTCGCAGATTAT ATGCACAACAAAAGCCTGTTGTTAGGTATCTATGAAGACTTTGGCACAAAGACCTGTGGTGGTTACCCAGGCAGCGAGTTCCACTTGTCTGACGATGCCCAGACATTTGCTGACTGGGGAGTGGACATGTTGAAACTTGATGGTTGCCATGCTGACCCCTCTGATATGAGCATTG GTTATCCAACCATGGGATTTTTCTTGAACAAGACAGGCCGACCAATCATGTACTCATGCAGCTGGCCAGCATACACAGGTTCAGGAAACAAG ACTGACTACAAGCTGATAGCCAAGAACTGCAACATGTGGCGGAACTTTGATGATGTTGAAGACTCTTGGGACAGTATCTATAGTATTATACAGTACTACGGCAAGAACCCTGACAACTTCGCTGCTGTTGCAGGACCTGGCAACTGGAATGATCCAGATCAG TTGATTATTGGTGATTTTGGATTGAGCTGGGAACAACAACGGGTTCAGATGGGGATGTGGGCCATCATGGCTTCCCCTCTGTTCATGTCTGTCGACCTTCGCACCATCAATCCCGAGTCCCGGAGTCTGCTGCTTAACAAACGTGTCATTGCCATCAACCAGGATCCCCTCGGTATCCAGGGTAGAAGGTTATATCAG CTTAATGACATTGACGTGTGGACAAGGCCCTTGCAGAACAAATCATATGCCCTTGCAGTGGTAAATGGCAACTTTAGGGGAACACCTTCAAAAGTAACTCTGGCATTTGGAGAAACCAATTTCGACTTCAGTAGTGTATCTGCTTACAATGTCACTGAAGCATTTGATGGGAAACATCTAGGAATATTCGCAGCAAAAGACAAACTGCAAGTTAAGATAAATCCAACTGGAATTTTCTTAGCTGTAGCTGTCCCTGTGTCTATGAAAGATGTGGAACATCTTTGA